Proteins encoded in a region of the Ralstonia pseudosolanacearum genome:
- a CDS encoding dienelactone hydrolase family protein, producing MRPQRAVMRRVRRASRALSRGLAGVLLAASALAGAQSDMPAAHAPSAAELGVQTVQIPRAVMKDAEDAPQTLTAYWIAPGRKRTAGAPVVVALHGCGGLYTPAGADANALGERYRGYAQWLAARGYAVVLPDSFGPRGKPHGICTEPTAGRSIDGTARRADILATLRWIAAQPGLDTHRIVLLGWSNGAQAVLDTVDASRAWPAGTPDVERAVAFDPGCLAALRRPAYRLNAPLLLLAGARDDWTPTDRCQALQNAVLARQPQARFALEPFGGADPGVDGTAPLAPRKDTPDDARQGTVTIGGDPAAREAAFTRLGAWLDNPHP from the coding sequence ATGCGCCCGCAACGCGCGGTGATGCGCCGGGTGCGTCGCGCATCGCGTGCCCTGTCGCGCGGGCTGGCCGGCGTGCTGCTGGCCGCGAGCGCGCTCGCCGGCGCGCAGTCCGACATGCCGGCCGCCCATGCGCCGTCGGCGGCGGAACTGGGCGTGCAGACCGTGCAGATCCCGCGCGCCGTCATGAAGGATGCCGAGGACGCGCCGCAGACGCTGACCGCGTACTGGATCGCGCCGGGCCGCAAGCGCACCGCCGGTGCGCCGGTGGTGGTCGCGCTGCACGGCTGCGGCGGCCTGTACACGCCGGCCGGCGCGGATGCCAACGCGCTCGGCGAACGCTATCGCGGCTACGCGCAATGGCTGGCCGCGCGCGGCTATGCGGTGGTGCTGCCCGATAGCTTCGGCCCGCGCGGCAAGCCGCACGGCATCTGCACCGAGCCGACGGCCGGGCGCAGCATCGACGGCACGGCGCGGCGCGCCGACATCCTGGCGACGCTGCGCTGGATTGCCGCGCAGCCCGGACTGGACACGCATCGCATCGTGCTGCTCGGCTGGTCCAACGGCGCGCAGGCGGTGCTGGACACCGTGGATGCCAGCCGCGCCTGGCCCGCCGGCACGCCGGACGTGGAGCGCGCGGTGGCGTTCGACCCCGGCTGCCTCGCCGCACTGCGGCGTCCGGCCTACCGGCTGAACGCGCCGCTGCTGCTGTTGGCCGGCGCCCGCGACGACTGGACGCCCACCGACCGCTGCCAGGCCCTGCAAAACGCGGTGCTGGCCCGCCAGCCACAGGCACGCTTCGCGCTTGAGCCGTTCGGCGGCGCTGACCCTGGCGTCGACGGCACGGCACCGCTCGCGCCGCGCAAGGACACGCCGGACGACGCGCGCCAAGGCACCGTCACGATCGGCGGCGATCCGGCGGCGCGCGAAGCGGCCTTCACGCGGCTGGGGGCATGGCTGGATAATCCGCACCCTTGA
- the gatB gene encoding Asp-tRNA(Asn)/Glu-tRNA(Gln) amidotransferase subunit GatB: MQWEVVIGLETHAQLSTASKIFSGASTAFGAAPNTQAAPVDLALPGVLPVLNKGAVERAITFGLAIGAKIASKSIFARKNYFYPDLPKGYQISQYEIPVVQGGTLTIQVEGKNGQPGYEKTVQLTRAHLEEDAGKSLHEDFAGMTGIDLNRAGTPLLEIVTEPDMRSAAEAVAYAKSLHALVMWLGICDGNMQEGSFRCDANVSVRRGPDAPFGTRCEIKNLNSFRFLEEAINYEVRRQIELIEDGGTVVQETRLYDPDRKETRSMRSKEDAHDYRYFPDPDLLPLMIGADWVDAVRATLPELPAAMATRFESAYGLPRYDASILTATKATAAYFEAVVAAAGAANAKAAANWIMGEVASNLNRAGLEIDAAPVSPGQLAGLLARIADSTISNNTAKKDVFPAMWAGEHGGDADAIIAEKGLKQMSDSGELEKIIDEVLAANAKSVEEFRAGKDKAFNALVGQAMKATRGKANPSQVNELLKKKLGAA; encoded by the coding sequence ATGCAATGGGAAGTGGTGATCGGCCTCGAAACGCACGCACAGCTTTCGACCGCCTCGAAGATTTTCTCCGGCGCCTCCACCGCCTTCGGCGCGGCGCCCAACACGCAGGCCGCGCCGGTTGACCTGGCGCTGCCCGGCGTGCTGCCGGTGCTCAACAAGGGCGCCGTCGAGCGCGCCATCACGTTCGGCCTGGCCATCGGGGCCAAGATCGCGTCCAAGAGCATCTTCGCGCGCAAGAATTACTTCTACCCCGATCTGCCCAAGGGCTACCAGATCAGCCAGTACGAGATCCCGGTGGTGCAGGGCGGCACGCTGACCATCCAGGTGGAAGGCAAGAACGGCCAGCCCGGGTATGAGAAGACCGTGCAACTGACGCGTGCTCACCTGGAAGAAGATGCCGGCAAATCGCTGCACGAAGACTTTGCCGGCATGACCGGCATCGACTTGAATCGTGCCGGCACGCCGCTGTTGGAAATCGTGACCGAGCCCGACATGCGCAGCGCGGCCGAAGCCGTGGCGTATGCCAAGTCGCTGCACGCCCTGGTGATGTGGCTGGGTATCTGCGATGGCAACATGCAGGAAGGCAGCTTCCGCTGCGATGCCAACGTCTCGGTGCGCCGGGGCCCGGACGCGCCGTTCGGCACGCGCTGCGAGATCAAGAACCTGAACTCGTTCCGCTTCCTGGAAGAGGCCATCAACTACGAAGTGCGCCGCCAGATCGAACTGATCGAGGACGGCGGCACCGTGGTGCAGGAAACCCGCCTGTACGATCCGGACCGCAAGGAAACGCGCTCGATGCGCAGCAAGGAAGACGCGCACGACTACCGCTACTTCCCCGACCCCGACCTGCTGCCGCTGATGATCGGCGCCGACTGGGTAGACGCGGTGCGCGCCACGCTGCCGGAGCTGCCCGCCGCCATGGCCACGCGCTTCGAATCGGCCTATGGCCTGCCCCGGTACGACGCCAGCATCCTGACCGCCACCAAGGCCACCGCCGCCTACTTCGAGGCCGTGGTGGCCGCCGCCGGCGCGGCCAACGCCAAGGCGGCCGCCAACTGGATCATGGGCGAGGTGGCTTCGAACCTGAACCGCGCCGGGCTGGAGATCGATGCCGCGCCGGTGTCGCCCGGGCAATTGGCCGGGCTGCTGGCACGCATCGCCGACAGCACCATCTCCAACAACACCGCCAAGAAAGATGTCTTCCCCGCCATGTGGGCCGGCGAGCACGGTGGTGACGCCGACGCGATCATCGCCGAGAAGGGCCTCAAGCAGATGTCGGATTCCGGCGAGCTCGAGAAGATCATCGACGAGGTGCTGGCGGCCAACGCCAAGTCGGTCGAGGAATTTCGCGCCGGCAAGGACAAGGCGTTCAACGCGCTGGTGGGCCAGGCAATGAAGGCCACGCGCGGCAAGGCCAACCCGAGCCAGGTCAACGAACTGCTGAAGAAGAAACTGGGCGCAGCCTGA